The sequence below is a genomic window from Clostridia bacterium.
GGCCGAAGAGCTGGGTGTCAGCCGAACAACAATACGCGAGGCAGTGAAGACGCTTGTTGCAAACGGCATATTGACAATAGAACGAGGACGTGGCACATTTGTTACTGCGCAACCGGGCGCTCAAAGTGATCCCTTTGGCATTTCTTATTTAGAAGATAAGAAGAAGCTGGTGCATAACTGGTTTGAGATGCGCCTGATATTGGAGCCTGCAAATGTCCGTCTTGTAGTGGAGCGTGCAAGCGACGAGGAAGTTAGAGAAATTATTGCTTATGAACAGGAAACTGCGGAGCTGTTACTTGCCGGTAAACCATTTGCAGCGGCAGACCAGCGATTCCATGCGGCTATTGCAAAGGCTACGCACAACAGTGTTATTGAACTGATGCTACCGGCTATTGAAGCCTCAATAAGCGATGCCATTAATACTGCGGTATATGTAGGAACACATAAGCGTGCTGCCGATAATGCTTTGTGCAACCATCGTAATATCGCCCGTTTTATTGAGCAGCGAGATGCCGATGGTGCAGCACTTGCCATGTATTGTCATATAAAACGAGGAATTACAGATATGGGTTGTTAGTGATAATAGCATTTACGCAGCAAGCACTGGAATATATAACTTAGTTTGCGTAACGGATAAATAAAAATACGATATGATTTCTCATA
It includes:
- a CDS encoding FadR/GntR family transcriptional regulator, with the translated sequence MSNGFIPISQNIANQISDMIFLEKRFQPNDKLPNENHLAEELGVSRTTIREAVKTLVANGILTIERGRGTFVTAQPGAQSDPFGISYLEDKKKLVHNWFEMRLILEPANVRLVVERASDEEVREIIAYEQETAELLLAGKPFAAADQRFHAAIAKATHNSVIELMLPAIEASISDAINTAVYVGTHKRAADNALCNHRNIARFIEQRDADGAALAMYCHIKRGITDMGC